TGGTGCGATTATGACTAATATTCAAGGCAGTAGTGAAGAAGAAGTAGAAGCAACGATTTTAGATGCCATTCAAAAAGGCGAAGAAAAAATGCTACCTGGCTTAGGGGTTTTATTTGAAGTGTATTGGAAAAATGCCGATGAACAAGAAAAAGATCAGCTATGTCAACAAATTTCACAAGGTTTACAATAAGTACTTAAAAAAAGCGTCTAGTCACAACATAGGTGATTAGACGCTTCTCATGTTACTCATATTGGATTGAGTCTGTGAAGGGCAGCGTTACGATCTGCTTTCCCGTTAAATTCTAGCTAGTACCATCTCTTCTATTAAAAACTAATTATATGTGATGGCTTCGACAGTCTTCTTGTCTAACTTCTTAATGACTTCAACAATGAGTTTCACTGTGTTCTCGTAATCATCTCGGTGAAGCATAGCGGCATGTGTATGGATGT
Above is a genomic segment from Bacillus sp. FJAT-45037 containing:
- the sspI gene encoding small acid-soluble spore protein SspI → MGFNLRGAIMTNIQGSSEEEVEATILDAIQKGEEKMLPGLGVLFEVYWKNADEQEKDQLCQQISQGLQ